A section of the Leptospira kobayashii genome encodes:
- a CDS encoding WbuC family cupin fold metalloprotein, protein MQDIQLIDNHLIQTVISKAGSSPRKRTNHNFHQLTEVYQRFLNVLMEDTYVSVHRHLSDPKHETFLILQGKVGFLIYDEEGNVKEKHLLSSEGPVYGIDIQPGVWHNLVCLSPVAVCFEGKSGPYIETTDKEFHSKYPSEGDPECAKTNESWKKLFQ, encoded by the coding sequence TTGCAGGACATTCAACTTATCGATAACCATTTAATCCAAACAGTCATTTCCAAAGCGGGTTCCTCTCCGCGAAAGCGCACCAATCATAATTTTCACCAATTAACAGAAGTTTACCAAAGATTTTTAAATGTCCTGATGGAAGATACATATGTCTCCGTTCACAGACATCTTTCCGATCCAAAACATGAAACCTTTTTGATTCTCCAAGGAAAGGTAGGTTTTCTCATTTATGACGAAGAAGGGAATGTAAAAGAAAAACATCTGCTGTCTTCGGAAGGTCCGGTCTACGGAATAGACATTCAACCGGGGGTTTGGCATAACTTAGTTTGTCTAAGTCCTGTGGCGGTTTGTTTTGAAGGAAAGTCCGGACCGTATATAGAAACAACGGATAAAGAATTTCATTCCAAATATCCAAGCGAAGGCGATCCGGAATGTGCTAAGACAAATGAGTCTTGGAAAAAATTATTTCAGTGA
- a CDS encoding alpha/beta fold hydrolase, with product MFYSEIRNKQTTFSTLETGSGEPILFLHGFPDNNKTFSQIMEPIGRQGYHCVAPVMRGYEPKTISHWSKLHINDLVLDILGWMDDRGWDHVHLVGHNWGAVIAYAAGIYYPMRISSITAIGVPLLKNYQETLIWAPQQSFHSWYLLLFQIPFLAELTIRSNHFAMIDYLWKDWSPELLPNQDHLAEIKNNFQNPGVLSSALSYYRNLNDLLTESGRESILGILDAVVGTPTQVLYGEEDGCFHRNLFEQLLKDSDFPQGLKKIGFKNCGHFLHWEEPEAVVEEILSWVKKNKYKF from the coding sequence ATGTTTTATTCGGAAATTCGAAACAAACAAACGACATTCTCTACTTTGGAAACCGGATCGGGAGAACCCATCCTCTTTCTGCACGGATTTCCGGATAATAACAAAACCTTTTCTCAAATCATGGAACCGATCGGAAGACAAGGATATCATTGCGTAGCCCCTGTTATGCGTGGTTATGAGCCGAAAACAATCTCTCATTGGTCGAAACTTCATATCAACGATCTGGTTTTGGATATATTAGGATGGATGGACGATCGGGGCTGGGATCATGTCCATCTGGTAGGTCATAATTGGGGAGCGGTCATTGCTTATGCCGCGGGTATTTATTATCCGATGCGGATTTCTTCCATTACAGCCATAGGAGTGCCACTCTTAAAAAACTATCAGGAAACTCTGATCTGGGCACCGCAACAATCCTTTCATTCCTGGTACCTCCTTCTATTTCAAATTCCTTTTCTTGCGGAACTTACCATTCGTTCCAATCATTTTGCAATGATTGATTACCTTTGGAAAGATTGGTCGCCGGAATTGTTGCCGAATCAGGACCACCTAGCAGAGATTAAAAATAATTTTCAAAATCCGGGAGTTCTATCTTCGGCTCTTTCTTATTATAGAAACCTCAACGATTTGCTTACGGAATCAGGAAGAGAAAGTATTTTGGGAATTTTGGATGCGGTTGTTGGAACTCCTACCCAAGTATTGTATGGAGAAGAAGACGGTTGCTTTCATAGAAACTTATTCGAACAATTATTGAAAGATTCGGACTTTCCCCAAGGTCTGAAAAAAATCGGATTCAAAAATTGCGGACATTTCCTACATTGGGAAGAACCGGAAGCGGTCGTTGAAGAAATTTTATCTTGGGTTAAAAAAAACAAATATAAATTCTAG
- a CDS encoding alpha/beta hydrolase family esterase has product MFTFFSCKTLPKFIPVQNHKSSQIISNGIERSFRYLLPGEYKKNSLPLIFVLHGGGGSSEAMIYLTRLSEKVDQDRFIVVYPEGFANRWNDGRGIKHSITDQKNTEDVLFFRDMVTYFKKNYQIDESRIHVVGLSNGGFMAQRLACEAPDIFASSFSVAATTSKFLSQNCTLNGPLSIGFIFGKKDDIIPYNGGTIYIPKNPSNDKDRIGAGESISFQDSLKFWSEKLQCTSENKRYIQGLKPKINKDIIRYDYESANSSLKLRAFLLENGGHIWPHGFFYHNDKKYGYLSEDLDASSAVLDFFKETPKTNYLGGN; this is encoded by the coding sequence ATGTTTACTTTTTTCAGCTGTAAAACACTACCGAAGTTTATACCGGTTCAAAATCATAAATCTTCACAAATCATAAGCAATGGGATCGAACGGAGCTTTCGTTATTTGTTACCGGGCGAATATAAAAAAAATTCCCTTCCTTTGATCTTCGTATTACACGGAGGTGGTGGTAGTAGCGAAGCGATGATTTACCTGACCAGGCTTTCCGAAAAAGTCGATCAGGACAGATTCATCGTAGTTTATCCGGAAGGCTTTGCCAATCGATGGAATGACGGAAGAGGAATCAAACATTCCATCACGGATCAGAAGAATACTGAAGACGTTTTGTTCTTTCGGGATATGGTAACTTATTTCAAAAAAAACTATCAGATAGATGAGAGTCGGATTCATGTGGTCGGTTTATCTAACGGAGGTTTTATGGCCCAGAGATTGGCCTGTGAAGCACCCGATATTTTCGCTTCCTCGTTTTCCGTTGCCGCAACTACATCCAAATTCTTATCTCAAAATTGCACTCTGAACGGCCCTTTATCCATCGGGTTCATATTCGGAAAAAAAGATGATATCATTCCTTATAACGGGGGAACCATTTATATCCCCAAAAATCCTTCAAATGATAAGGATAGAATCGGTGCAGGGGAAAGTATTTCCTTTCAAGATAGTTTGAAATTCTGGTCTGAAAAATTGCAATGTACTTCGGAAAACAAACGTTATATCCAAGGACTTAAACCGAAAATCAATAAGGATATCATTCGTTACGATTACGAATCCGCAAATAGTTCTTTAAAATTAAGAGCCTTCCTTTTGGAAAATGGAGGTCATATTTGGCCGCATGGATTTTTTTATCATAACGATAAAAAATACGGATATCTTTCGGAAGATTTGGATGCATCTTCTGCTGTATTGGATTTTTTTAAAGAAACTCCTAAGACAAACTACCTGGGCGGCAATTAA